The Niastella koreensis GR20-10 genome includes a window with the following:
- a CDS encoding septal ring lytic transglycosylase RlpA family protein, which translates to MKNLLVVAALMFSFFASKAQINKDSIALNKQRNVPVTQFGVASFYADKFEGQRTCTDVVFTQKKLTAACNTLPLNCWIKVTNLRNKKTVLVKINDRMHPSNPRLIDMSKAAAVALGYTGHGLTKVKIEYLGKNKPDDGEIAGNN; encoded by the coding sequence ATGAAAAATTTATTGGTTGTAGCAGCACTGATGTTCTCATTTTTTGCGTCAAAAGCGCAAATCAATAAGGACAGCATTGCATTGAATAAACAACGGAATGTGCCTGTAACTCAATTTGGTGTGGCCAGTTTCTATGCCGATAAGTTTGAAGGTCAACGTACCTGCACCGATGTGGTGTTCACCCAGAAAAAGCTGACTGCCGCCTGCAATACACTCCCGCTCAATTGCTGGATAAAAGTTACCAACCTCAGAAATAAGAAAACGGTGTTGGTTAAGATCAACGACCGCATGCACCCTTCTAATCCCCGGCTTATAGATATGAGCAAGGCTGCTGCCGTTGCCCTGGGTTATACTGGCCATGGTTTAACGAAGGTGAAGATCGAGTACCTGGGTAAGAACAAACCCGACGATGGTGAAATCGCTGGTAATAATTAA
- a CDS encoding L,D-transpeptidase family protein has translation MPTTYIWVNIPAYSMKIIDSDMIVMESNVIVGQPKTRTPLLTSNVVNFITYPQWTVPYSIIFKEMLPKIKANPSGYLNKQNLMVVDNNDNVLNPDSLNWGKYNKNYFPYLIKQRQGDDNSLGVLKFNFVNKYDVYLHDTNARWLFSKENRALSHGCVRIKDFMKLADFLVRNDTLRFPSDTLRSWINRKEKHYVTGFTRVPIFIRYFTCEEKNGGIRFYNDVYGEDRTLCQRYFDSKTL, from the coding sequence ATGCCAACTACTTATATCTGGGTTAACATCCCGGCATATAGCATGAAGATCATAGACTCGGATATGATTGTGATGGAATCGAACGTTATTGTGGGGCAGCCAAAAACAAGAACGCCATTGCTGACCTCGAATGTGGTGAATTTTATCACATACCCGCAATGGACGGTCCCTTACAGTATCATTTTCAAGGAGATGTTACCTAAGATCAAGGCCAACCCATCGGGGTACCTGAATAAACAGAACCTGATGGTGGTCGACAACAATGATAATGTGCTGAACCCAGATAGCCTGAATTGGGGAAAATATAACAAAAATTACTTCCCCTACCTGATAAAACAACGGCAGGGTGATGATAACTCATTGGGTGTGTTGAAGTTCAACTTCGTAAATAAATACGATGTTTATTTGCACGACACCAATGCCCGCTGGCTTTTCTCAAAAGAGAACCGCGCTTTGAGTCATGGTTGTGTAAGAATTAAGGATTTTATGAAATTGGCCGATTTTTTGGTGAGAAATGACACCCTGCGGTTCCCATCCGATACCCTGCGGAGTTGGATAAACAGGAAGGAAAAGCATTATGTAACCGGTTTTACCAGAGTGCCCATTTTTATCAGGTATTTTACCTGTGAGGAAAAGAACGGAGGTATTAGGTTTTATAACGATGTGTACGGGGAAGACCGCACCTTATGCCAACGGTATTTTGATAGTAAGACCCTATAA